GTCATGCCCGGAGCCAGTGGCGCCGATTTCGTTCGCGAGCTGCGCCGGATCAACACCGTGGTTCCGGTAATCGTGGTCACCGGCATGGCCGAGGCAGAGGAGGAGTACGTCGGTCTTAATGTCAAGTTTTTGCAGAAACCGTGCCCGCCTCCGGAACTGATTCAATCAGTGCGCACGGCTCTCGAAATAAGCGCCTGAGTCCGACGCTTCCCTCCCTGGGATATCTTTCCGCTTCTGTGGGCAATTGCGGCCTATTGGATTTGCCTCAACTGATTGTTTTTGAAAGAATAACCTCAGAGTCACTCCCTAATGCCTCAGCTTGGCAGTTATTCGCTGCTTCTCGCCCTGGCGCTTAGTATTTACGCTCTCTTGGCTGGCGCCCTCGCGCTCTGGCGACCCGACGCCCCCTCCGAGCGGTTGGGTGAAACCGCACGCCGTG
The DNA window shown above is from Terriglobales bacterium and carries:
- a CDS encoding response regulator yields the protein MREVLLIDDNPAQLTIRELVLRDAGFPVSIATTVEGALAILRSPGLSGRLGVIVTDHVMPGASGADFVRELRRINTVVPVIVVTGMAEAEEEYVGLNVKFLQKPCPPPELIQSVRTALEISA